In Cedecea neteri, a single genomic region encodes these proteins:
- a CDS encoding ABC transporter permease: MTQMITKTQTPAKSASRFDPIAFFERFGVLIFMFLLLIFFQSQNSNFLSERNIFNILTEVSIYGIIAVGMTFVILTAGIDLSVGSILAVCAMTAAYVIKGDNFTTVDPNAWGGFSWLLGLGICLALGTLIGFLHGLGVTRLRLPPFIVTLGGMTIWRGLTLVINDGAPIAGFDAGYRWWGRGEMLGISIPIWIFAIVSILGYLALHKTRWGRFVYAIGGNPEAARLAGVNVKRVLVSVYVVIGCLAGLAGFVLSARLGSAEAVAGISFELRVIASVVIGGTSLMGGYGRISGTIIGAIIMGILINGLVLMNVSAYYQQIITGLIIVLAVAFDTYAKNRRGAL; this comes from the coding sequence ATGACGCAGATGATTACCAAAACCCAGACGCCGGCAAAAAGTGCCTCGCGCTTCGATCCGATCGCTTTCTTCGAGCGCTTCGGGGTGCTGATCTTCATGTTTCTGTTGCTGATCTTCTTCCAGTCGCAGAACAGCAACTTCCTGTCCGAACGCAATATTTTTAACATCCTGACCGAGGTTTCCATCTACGGGATCATCGCGGTGGGCATGACCTTTGTCATTCTCACGGCGGGTATCGATCTGTCGGTGGGTTCGATCCTGGCCGTGTGTGCCATGACCGCAGCCTACGTGATCAAGGGCGACAACTTTACCACCGTCGATCCCAACGCCTGGGGCGGCTTTAGCTGGCTGCTGGGGCTGGGGATTTGCCTGGCACTCGGCACGCTGATCGGCTTCCTGCACGGCCTGGGCGTCACTCGCCTGCGTCTGCCGCCGTTCATTGTCACGCTGGGCGGGATGACTATCTGGCGCGGCCTGACGCTGGTGATCAACGACGGCGCGCCAATCGCCGGGTTTGATGCCGGCTACCGCTGGTGGGGACGCGGCGAAATGCTCGGCATCTCGATACCTATCTGGATCTTCGCCATTGTCTCAATTCTGGGCTATCTGGCGTTGCATAAAACTCGCTGGGGGCGTTTTGTTTATGCCATCGGCGGCAACCCGGAAGCGGCTCGACTTGCCGGGGTTAACGTGAAGCGCGTGCTGGTTAGCGTGTACGTGGTGATTGGTTGTCTTGCCGGGCTGGCGGGTTTTGTGCTCAGCGCCCGATTGGGCAGCGCTGAAGCGGTGGCGGGGATCTCTTTTGAGCTGCGGGTGATCGCCTCGGTGGTGATCGGCGGGACATCGCTGATGGGCGGCTACGGGCGGATCAGCGGCACGATCATCGGCGCCATCATCATGGGGATCCTGATTAATGGCCTGGTGCTGATGAATGTGTCGGCCTACTACCAGCAGATCATTACCGGGCTGATTATCGTGCTGGCGGTGGCGTTTGATACCTACGCCAAGAATAGACGCGGTGCGCTGTAG
- a CDS encoding sugar ABC transporter substrate-binding protein, producing the protein MKKLILAALIALTTAPALAENEQIVFSTPNLAMPFEVHMQRTAVQAAKEMGVKLQVLDSQGSSPKQVADLENAITRGAQGFIVSPNDVNAVSSAVGEIQDAKLPVVTLDRSVASDKPVPHFGANNYKGGQAVADFVKAKFPDGADIVLLTGQPGSSSNIERTKGIRDGLKAGGDKYKIVADQTGNWMRSEGMRIVESVLPSLPKKPQVILSANDDMALGAIEALQGQGMKPGEVLVTGFDAVPEALARVRDGWMAATADQRPGFAVKTAMSQLVANIREKKAITGADYAPTMITKDNLDQAERIGEAGK; encoded by the coding sequence GGCGCTGGCCGAAAACGAACAGATTGTTTTTAGCACCCCCAACCTTGCGATGCCGTTTGAAGTGCATATGCAGCGCACCGCCGTGCAGGCCGCCAAAGAGATGGGCGTCAAGCTGCAGGTTCTCGACAGCCAGGGCAGCTCGCCTAAGCAGGTCGCGGACCTGGAAAACGCCATCACCCGTGGCGCTCAGGGGTTTATCGTTTCGCCAAACGACGTTAACGCCGTGTCGAGCGCGGTAGGGGAAATTCAGGATGCCAAACTGCCGGTGGTGACTCTGGACCGCTCGGTTGCCAGCGACAAGCCGGTACCGCACTTTGGTGCCAACAACTACAAAGGTGGCCAGGCCGTCGCTGATTTTGTGAAAGCCAAATTCCCTGACGGCGCGGACATCGTGCTGCTGACCGGGCAGCCAGGCTCCTCTTCCAATATCGAACGTACCAAAGGGATCCGCGACGGCCTGAAAGCCGGGGGTGACAAATACAAGATCGTCGCCGATCAGACCGGGAACTGGATGCGTTCTGAAGGTATGCGCATCGTTGAAAGCGTCCTGCCATCGCTGCCGAAAAAGCCTCAGGTGATCCTCTCCGCTAACGATGATATGGCGCTCGGTGCGATTGAAGCGCTGCAGGGCCAGGGCATGAAGCCAGGTGAAGTGCTGGTGACCGGCTTTGACGCCGTGCCGGAAGCGCTGGCCCGCGTGCGTGACGGCTGGATGGCGGCCACCGCCGATCAGCGCCCTGGTTTTGCGGTGAAAACGGCGATGAGCCAACTGGTGGCCAACATTCGTGAGAAGAAGGCGATCACCGGGGCAGATTACGCGCCCACGATGATCACCAAAGATAACCTCGATCAAGCAGAGCGTATCGGCGAAGCCGGCAAATAA
- a CDS encoding sugar ABC transporter ATP-binding protein, with product MSQPLLKVTDLAKSFSGVWALSSAQLSVGQGEIHALLGENGAGKSTLLKALAGAQPQTRGEIWFNGETLSADDSPVVRQNKGIITIYQEFNLLPNMTVAENMFLGREPRRRNLIVDSKAVNQEAQVILDYLQLNVAPTTAVARLSVAQQQMVEIARALTLNARLIIMDEPSAALSDSEVESLHRVVRELKGRGVSIIYVTHRLHEVFQLCDRFTVFQDGRYTGSGDVAGTNVEQIIRLMVGRDVVFNRRDASLTHHADKPIRLAVKGLSREKPPLDPHGIALKDISFHVHTGEVLGIAGLVGAGRTEVARCLFGADKFTTGSFELDGKPYRPQNPMHALDQGIALVPEDRKKEGAVLGLSIRDNLSLSSLSSLLTWRYFVSPRKEDALIESYRQALQIKMVNAEQEVRKLSGGNQQKVILARCMALNPRVLIVDEPTRGIDVGTKSEVHQVLFDMAKRGVAVIVISSDLPEILAVSDRIITLSEGRVTGELHGDEANEERLMTLMAINHSALSAA from the coding sequence ATGTCGCAACCTTTACTGAAAGTGACCGACCTGGCGAAGAGTTTTTCCGGCGTCTGGGCGTTAAGCAGCGCGCAGCTCAGCGTTGGGCAGGGGGAAATCCATGCCCTGCTGGGGGAAAACGGTGCGGGGAAATCCACGCTGCTGAAGGCGCTGGCCGGGGCGCAGCCGCAAACGCGCGGTGAGATCTGGTTTAACGGTGAAACGCTTTCGGCGGATGACTCGCCGGTAGTGCGCCAGAACAAAGGCATTATCACGATTTATCAAGAATTTAACCTGCTGCCCAATATGACGGTGGCGGAAAACATGTTTCTTGGCCGCGAACCGCGCCGCCGCAACCTGATTGTCGACAGCAAAGCGGTGAACCAGGAAGCGCAGGTCATTCTGGATTATTTGCAGCTCAACGTCGCGCCAACGACCGCCGTGGCCCGCCTGAGCGTGGCCCAGCAGCAGATGGTTGAGATTGCCAGAGCGCTGACGCTGAACGCCCGACTGATCATTATGGATGAGCCTTCCGCAGCCCTGAGCGACAGCGAAGTTGAGAGCCTGCACCGCGTGGTGCGCGAGCTGAAAGGTCGCGGCGTCAGCATTATTTATGTGACGCATCGCCTGCATGAAGTCTTCCAGCTTTGTGACCGGTTCACCGTGTTCCAGGATGGCCGCTATACCGGCTCCGGCGACGTGGCGGGCACCAACGTGGAGCAAATTATCCGCCTGATGGTCGGCCGCGACGTGGTGTTTAACCGCCGCGATGCCAGCCTCACGCACCACGCAGACAAGCCCATCCGCCTGGCGGTGAAGGGGCTGAGCCGTGAAAAACCGCCGCTTGATCCGCACGGCATTGCGTTGAAAGACATCAGTTTCCACGTCCACACCGGAGAAGTGCTGGGCATCGCCGGGCTGGTAGGCGCCGGGCGCACCGAAGTTGCTCGCTGCCTGTTTGGCGCAGACAAATTTACCACCGGCAGCTTCGAGCTGGACGGCAAACCTTACCGGCCGCAAAACCCGATGCATGCCCTGGACCAGGGGATCGCGCTGGTGCCGGAAGATCGTAAAAAAGAAGGGGCGGTGCTGGGCCTGTCGATCCGCGACAACCTGTCGCTCTCCAGCCTTTCGTCGCTGCTGACCTGGCGCTACTTCGTCAGCCCGCGCAAAGAAGATGCGCTGATTGAGTCCTACCGGCAGGCGCTGCAAATCAAAATGGTGAACGCCGAGCAGGAGGTGCGCAAGCTCTCCGGCGGGAACCAGCAAAAAGTGATTCTGGCGCGCTGTATGGCGTTGAATCCGCGCGTGTTGATCGTCGACGAGCCGACTCGCGGCATTGACGTAGGCACTAAATCGGAAGTGCATCAGGTGCTGTTTGATATGGCTAAGCGGGGCGTGGCGGTGATCGTGATCTCTTCCGACCTGCCGGAGATTCTCGCGGTGTCGGATCGGATCATTACCCTCAGCGAAGGGCGAGTGACCGGCGAGCTGCACGGCGATGAAGCCAACGAAGAACGGCTGATGACCCTGATGGCCATCAACCATAGCGCCTTAAGCGCCGCATAA